The genomic DNA GCGTGAGGGCGGCTGGCGTGAAGCCAATAACCGGGTTGGTGATGTTTACAAACTGCTGGGCCACCCTGGCAATGCCCCACACCACCAGCAAGAAGCCCAACCCAATCAGGAGCTTCTGGGCACCGGAAGCCGGTTCGGACATGTCCCACCAGGCTGCGATGAACCAGAGCAACAACCCAAACCCAAGCCCCAGCAATAGCCACCCCGACCCGTATCTGGCAGCAGGCCCGTATAACGAGCTCACGAACGCACCTCCCCCCGCGTAGCCAGCCGGGTCTCTTTTGTGGGCACAGCCACCACCTGGCTCGAGCGTCGCCAAGGCGTAAGCAGGCGCTCGAGCCAGTTCACCAAAGCCACCAGCAAAATGCCCAGCACCGCCGAAGAAAGCATGATCACCCACATCGCCACCACATCCGAGGCCCTCGAGTTCTCCGCCAGCATCTTGCCGATGCCCTGAAAGCTGATGGTGGAGATTTCAGCCACAATGGCCCCGATCAAAGCCGCCGTCATGGCCACCTTGAAGGCGGTAAACAAATAGGGCACCGAGGCCGGAAAGCGCAGCTTGAGGTAGGTCTGCCAGTTGTTGGCGTTATAGGTTTTCATCAGGTCGAGGGCCAGGGGGTCGGGGCTTTTGAGCCCCTTGGCCACCCCGATGGTGATGGGGAAAAAAGCGATATAAGCCGCAATGATGGCCTTGGGCAGCCAGCCCTGCACCCCATACTGCCCCAGCAAGACCACCAGCATGGGCGCAATGGCGATGATGGGCACGGTTTGCGAGGCCACAATCCAGGGCAGCAAGGCCCGCTCGAAGGCCCTCGAGGCCACCATCCCGATGGCAAAGAAGAAGCCCACCAGCGTCGCCAGCAGCAAGCCCACCAGCGTCTCGAAGGCAGTCACGGCCGCATTGATGGGTATGGCATTGGGCGAGTTGAGGGGAAACATCAGGTTGGCAAAACCGTTCCAAAGCTGCTGCGGCGAAGGCAGCACCGGGCTTCTGAGCTGGGTCGCACACTCGAAAGCGGTCTTGCAGGGCAGGGCTGCGCCTGTATCCAAAGCCCGCTGGGCTGCCGGGATATTGGCCAGGTACATGATGGGCCAGTACAGCGCTACCACCACCAGCGCCACCACCAGCATCGGCACCAGGTTGGGCGAGAGGCGCATCACTCGGTCACCTCGTAGCCGTGGCCTTTGCGCAGGGCTTCGCGCACCTCGGTGGCCAGCTCGAAAAAGCGGGCGGTCTCGCGGGTCTCGAAGGTACGGGGCTGGGGCAGGTCTACCGGTATGACGGTCTCGATTTTTCCGGGGCGGGGGGTCATGACCACAATGCGGGTTGAGAGAAACACCGCCTCGGGGATGGAGTGGGTCACGAAAATCACGGTTTTGCCCGTCTCCCGCCACAAGCGCAAAAGCTCCAAGTTCAGGTTCTCGCGGGTAATCTCGTCCAGGGCCCCAAAAGGCTCGTCCATGAACAAAAGCTGGGGGTCGATGGCCAACGCCCGCGCGATGGAGACCCGCTGTTGCATCCCGCCCGAAAGCTGCCAGGGGTAGTGCCGGGCGAACTTCTCCAGTCCCACCAGCGTCAGCATCTGTTCGGCCCTGGCCTTGCGCTCAGGCGGCGGAAAGTTCATCACCTCCAAAGGCAGCATCACGTTCGAGAGCACCGTGCGCCACTCCATCAGGGTAGGGGCTTGAAAAACATAGCCATAGGCCCGGCTTTTCCGCGCTTCCTCGGGAGTTTTACCCCCGATGCGGATGGTGCCCGCAGAAGGCTTTATCAGGTCGGCCAGCAAGCGCAACAAGGTGGTCTTGCCGCAACCCGACGGCCCAATCAGGCTGATGAACTCGCCCGGGGCAATCTCGAGGTTGGCGTCTTTGAGCGCCACCGTTCCGTTCTGAAACACCATCGAGACCCCCTGCACCGATACAATTGCGCCAGGGTTGGAACCTTTAGCGGATAGCTCTGAAGCGGTATTGGCTTGCATCATGTTCGTTCCTATTTGTGCCGGTTGCCGGTCAGGGCTGCGGTCAGGCCCAGCCCGATATAGATGCCCCCGGTGACGAGCCGCTGCCCCTGGGCAAAGCGCGGCTCACGGGCTTTGCGACGCAGCCAGCCCCCGAGTGAGCTGGACAAAAAGGCGTAGGCCCCATCGCTAAGGGTTGCCAGAGCAATAAACACTACCCCCAACAATAAAAACTGCAACCAGGCCGCACCCCGGGCCGGGTCCACAAACTGCGGCAGGAAGGCAAAAAAGAACAGGGCGGTCTTGGGGTTGAGGACATTGACCACGAACCCTTGCAGAAAAATTTGCCGCAAGGGCTGGCGTGCTGCCGCACCGAGCTCGAGGGGCTCCCTGGAAAACCACGTCCGCAGGCCCAAGTACACCAGATAGGCCGCACCCGCATACTTAACCAGACTGAACGCCAGGGCGCTGGAAAGCAAAATGGCCGAAAGGCCCAGGCTGGCCATCAGCACGTGCACCATACCCCCACACTGGATGCCCAGAACGCTGGCCACACCCGCCGCAGATCCCTGAGCGGCGCTGCGTGTAACGATATAGAGCACCGCCGGCCCCGGAATCAGGAGCAAGGCCAGGCTGGCCAAGGCAAACACAAGCAGTTGGTCTGGGGGTATTAGCATCTCGATCTACCTCTTAGTGGGATTTTACTGGGGTTTGCATAAATATTCATTCAGCGCCTATCTCCTCCTAAAGTCCCTTTGCGCCAGTACCAAGAGGAGTCCGCCAACCACCGCAAAAAGCGCCCATGCCGAACTGCCCCCAAGCGCCAGGATTGCAGCTATCCACAGGCAGATCCCACCCAGCAAATTCAAAACCCATCTCGGCTTCATCTAAAAGTACATGGGCTCGCGCCGCAGGAACTTACCCCGCCCTTTCTCGCCGACAAACTGCCCGTCCCGCACCGCCACCTTGCCGCGCACCGTTACCACGCTGGGCCTGCCGTCAATCTCGAAGCCTTCAAAGCCGTTGTAGTCGTTGTTAACGTGCTGGGTCTTGACCGAGATGGTGCCGCGGTAGTGGGGGTCGTAGACCACCAGGTCGGCATCGCTGCCCACCGCGATGGTGCCTTTGCGGGGGAAGAGCCCAAACAGCTTGGCAGCCTTGGTGCTGGCGGCATCCACGAAGCGGTGTATGTCCAGATGGCCCCGGCTCACACCATAGGTGTAGAGCAGGTTCACTCGGTCTTCGATGGCCGGGATGCCGTTGGGGATGGCAGTAAAGGCATCTTTGCCCATTAGCTTCTGCTCGGTGTCGAAGGGGCAGTGGTCGGTGCCCACGGTGTCAATGAAGCCCTGGGCCAGCGCGTCCCACAGCGCTTTTTGGTTGCGCTTATCGCGCAGCGGGGGCGACATGATGTACTTCATGGCCTCTACCCCACCCCGCTCGGCGTAGGTTTTGTCGAGCAAGAAGTGCGGAATCACCGATTCGATAAAGATGGGCACCCCCCTCGATTTAGCGGCCATGGCCGCATCCAGGGCCGGCTTGCAGGAGAGGTGCACCACATAGCCGGTAGCCCCGGTGTTCTCGAGGAAGGTGGCAAAGCGCGCCGTACCTTCGGCCTCCACCGACTCAGGCCGGCTGGGCTCGTGCCACTCGGGGCCGGTTTTGCCCTCGGACAGTAGCTTTTGCTGCAGCTGCCCCACCAGCTCGGCGTTCTCGCAATGGGCTGTCACGATGACTCCCAGTTCCTTGGCCAGCCGCAAGGTCTGGTACATCTCCCCATCGTCGACGCCGAAGAAGTTTTTGTAGGAGAGGAAGATTTTGAAGGAGCTGATGCCGTCGGCCACGATCTCCCGTAGCTGCCCCTCGGTTTTATCGTCGAACTTGGAGACCGCCATGTGGAAGGTGTAGTCGCAGTAACTGTTGCCCTCGGCCTTGCTCTTCCAGAGTTGATAGCCCTCGAGCGCATCGTCGTTGCGGCTGGGGCAGCACATTTCAATGTAGGTGGTGGTGCCCCCCATCAAGGCCGCCTTGGAGCCGGTCTCGTGGGTGTCCTTGGCAAAGGTGGCCATAAAAGGCAGGTAGATGTGCACGTGGGGGTCAATGAAGCCCGGAAACACGTATTTTCCGGTAGCGTCAATCACTTCTGTGCCGGGCGGAACTTCTAGGTTCTGCCCGATGCGGCTAATGGTTTCGCCCTCGGCGTAGATATCGGCCTTATACCGGCTGTCTGCGGTAACAATTTCACCGTTTTTGATGAGCAGTCCCATACGCACCTCCGTAGATGTAATCGTCCTGGGGAACCAGGTCTTTAGCCATAACGTGCTCGAGGCCCCCCAAGGCCGGCCCTACTCAAACACCCCGCGATAGATTTGGGGCAGCGTGATCTGCCCATCCAAACAAGGCAGCGGGATGTTGCCGTCCCCGGTGAGGTCTTGATGGTTCCAGTGCCCCGCCTCGTCGCGGTACCAGTGCCGCACAAACAGGGTGTCCTGATCGACCACCAGATAGGTGCGAAGGCTGGGGAGACGGGTGTACTCCAGATACTTTTCGCGCAAGTCCACGCTTGCGGTAGATGGCGACAGCACCTCGACCAGAATGCAGGGCTCGGTTTCGTAGTATTCGTCAGGTAGCAACTTGTCGCACACCACCATCACGTCTGGATAGTAAAAGGCCTGCTCGGTGTCGTAGCTGCCCTCCCGGCCCACCCGCAGCTTCATGCCCTCAAGGTAGACCCGGCATGGCCTGCCCTGGGCCATCTGCCAGCACAGGGCGTGAATGTTCCCCGCGACGCGGTTGTGGCGGCTGCTCCCGCCCGCCATCGCATACACCTGGCCCCCCACGTACTCCCGGCGAACCGGGGAGACCTGCTCACTGCTAAGGTACTCCGCAACGCTCATGGGTTTGGCAACCGGCTTGACCATAGACCTAGTGTAACTTCTCCAGGACAGGATTTACCTTGACGTTTTGCCGTTATACGTTCGGCATCTCTTAGTGAATCTCAATCCCCATCTCTTCCCGATACCGCTTCATGGCCTCCCAGTCGGTACCTACCTCGGGCCGGGCCTGGGTGAGTTGGTCCCAGGTGATGGAGGGGCGCCCCGAGGGCAGCTCGACCATCTCGATGCAGCCATCCACCGGGCAGACGTTGTAGCAAAGGCGGCAGCCCACGCAGTCGTCCTCGCGCACCACCGGCTGGGGGCGGGTGCTCACCGCCTCGTGTTTGCCGTTGGAGTGAACATCGTAGCGGTAAGGCGGTACCACCTGGCCGCTAGCATCTACCAGATCAATGCACTGGTGGGCCGTATCGTTGCAGGCCACATAGCAAAGGTTGCAGCGGATGCATTTGTCGGGGTCGATGCGGGCCACCGCCCGGAAGGAGAGGTCGAAGTCCTTGAAGTCGGAAATACGGTGAAGGCTTTTGCCCACCACATCGGAGATAGTCTTGAAGCCTTTGGCATCCATCCAGGCATTGAGCCCGTCGGTCAGGTCTTCGATGATGCGAAAACCATAGTGCATCACGGCGGTGCACACCTGAAGGCTGGTCGCACCCAGCAACAAAAACTCTGCCGCATCTCGCCAGGTTGAGATACCGCCCATACCGCTGATAGGCACACCAGACTGCTTCACCACCGGATCTACGCCCAGAGAAGACAGCATGTTCAGCGCGATAGGCTTAACGGCGGGCCCCGCGTAGCCACCATGACCACCCTTACCCCCGATGCTTGGGGTGATCTCGAGGGTGTCCAGATCTATCCCGATGATAGAGTTGATGGTGTTAATGAGCGAAAGCCCGTTGGCCCCCGCCGCCAGGGCCGCCCGCGCCGGTGGCACCACCGAGGCCACGTTGGGGGTGAGCTTTACGATTACCGGAATCTTAGCGACATCCATCACCCACCGGGTAATCTGCTGGCAGTACTCGGGCACCTGCCCCACGGCGCTGCCCATGCCCCGCTCGCTCATGCCGTGGGGGCAGCCGTAGTTGAGCTCGATGCCGTCGGCGCCGGTGTCTTCGATCTTGAGGATGATGTCCCGCCAAGCCTCGGGGGTAGACTCCACCATGGCCGAAACAATCACCGCCCGGTCGGGCCAGTGGCGCTTCACATCCCGTATCTCCCGCAGGTTGACCTCCAGCGGCCGGTCGGAAATTAGCTCTACGTTGTTAATGGCCAGCATCTTCTGGCCCCCATAGTGCCAGGCCCCATAACGGTTAGACACGTTGAGCACGGGGGCCCCGATGGTTTTCCAGACCGCCCCGCCCCAACCGTACTCGAAGGCCCGGTGCACCTGGGCCCCGGAGTTGGTGGGGGGGGCCGAGGCCAACCAGAAGGGGTTGGGCGACTTGATGCCAGCAAAGTTGATACTGAGGTCTGCCATAAAACTCCTTCACTTGCTTTAGCCCCTTCTCCACTTGTGGGAGAAGGAGTTTAATCAATCGTCTGCTGCCACGCCAGCACTTGGGACGAGCTTGCGGTGTATCGCACGGGCTGCCAGCTTGCCGTCCTGCACGGCCATCACAGTGGAAGCCGAGCCTTTGGCGCGGATGCAGTCGCCACCTGCGTAAACTCCCGGCAGGCTGGTCTGGTAGTCCTGGTCTACCTTGATAAAGCCTTTCTCGGTCTCGAGGTCTAAGAGCTTTGCCACCGCAGGCTTTTCCTGGCCAATGGCCTTCACCACCTGGTCACAAGGCAGCACAAACTCAGAACCTGGCACTGGCACTGGAGCAGGCCGGCCCGTAGCGTCTGGCGCGCCCAGCTGCATCCGCACGCACCTCAAGCCGGTTACTTTGCCGTCCTGAACCAGCACCTCTACCGGCTGGGTAAGGAAGCGAAACTCAATTCCTTCTTTTTTAGCAAACTCAAACTCATGGGGATAAGCAGTCATCTCCTTTTGCGTACGGCGATAGACCATCGTAACGCGCTCAGCCCCCAGGCGCTTGGCGATGGTGGCACAGTCCACAGCGGTATTGCCTGCTCCTATCACCACCACCTCACGCCCCACCTGCAAAGCCCCTGGGTTCATCTTGGAGGTCTCGATATAGCCAAGGCCATCTACAATAAACTCCTCACCAGGAATGCCCAGCGGGGGCACTGCGCCCAGACCCACGCTCAGGAAAACCGCATCAAAGTTGTTGCGAACCTCTTCCCAGCTGAGGTTTTGCCCCAGCTCCATCTGGGTTTTTATCTCGACCCCAAGGCGTTTGACCATCTCGGCCTCGGCCAGGGCCACTTCCACCGGTTCGCGCAGTACAATAATGCCGTACGTTGAAAGGCCATTGGGGAGTTCACGCTTCTCAAACACCGTTACGCTGTGGCCAAGTTTGGCAAGCTCTCCAGCGCAGGTCAGGCCTGCTGGCCCAGCCCCAATTACTGCAACCTTTTTACCGGTAGGCACACCGGGCTTAAACACATCAATGCCCCGCTGGTAAACGTAGTCGGTGGCGTAGCGCTGCAACCGCCCGATCATGATCGGTTTATGCTCGGCCCCCAGTACACAAGCCCCCTCGCATAGCTCTTCTACTGGACAAACCCGTGCACACGTAGCGCCCATCAGGTTGGACTCCAGAATCGTCCGAGCCGAGCCCACCAGGTTCCCTGTAGCAATTTTCTTGATGAAGCGGGGAATATCGATGTGGGTCGGACAGGCCTGGGTACAGGGTGCGTCGTAGCAGTAGAGACACCGGTGGGCCTCGACCACTGCTTCGTGGTCGCTCAGGGGCGGGTGGTACTCACTCAGCACTTCCTCGGGTTTGATAACCTGCACACTTCCTCCTTTGCCAGCCGCTTGTGGAAGTTAAAAAGCCAAGAGACCTTCTCGGTGAGCGATTCACTAAGAAGGTTCGAGCCCTCGCGGGAGCCGATTTAACCCAAATGACCAGGTTATTGATAGTGAATATAAGGACTGAGGCAGAAGCTTGTCAAGCATTTCCGCGCATCCGGCATCCTCCCGGGCTTTTTATGATGACTAAGGGGCCTTCTTTTGCGTAATAGTAAAAAAACGTAGCCTCATTATGTCTTGACTTAAATAGTGATATGCTATATACATATTGCATGTCTTTGAAACGAACCCCATCTAAAAAGAACGCTGCTCGGGAACTGTTGCTGGACATCGCAACTGGCGCCGTTGCAGCCCTGCTGCTGGTGCTGTTTGCCCGAATGGTGCCCGCCTTTTAAGTCAGGCGGGGCCGGTTTTGTCATAACCGGTATGGCCTGTCCCAGATGCACTGTTCTGACCCAGGTCAGGTTCGCTTTACCAAGGGCCTCGCCAGCGCTCCAATGCAGAACAGGCTGGTTGGGAAAAATTGCGCCTAAAATCACAGCATGTACGAGACGCTCGAGGGTACGGTAGTCCACGCGCAGGTCGCTAATATTCACGGAGTAGTTTTTTACGATGTGGTTTTGCAAACCCCAGAGGGAAGGCGCCGTTTACGCTTTCAGGACACCTTTTTGAACCCGCCCCCTAGGGAAGGCGAGCATCTACGGCTCGAACTCATTTTGGGCAACGTTAACGAAGTCAGGCGAATTGCTGCACCTTAGCGGTGCTGTGGGGGTAGCTGATGATGGGTTTCAGAAGCCAAGCTAAACCAACCTTGAGCAAAGAAGGCTCAAGTTCGCTAAGTGTAAGATTTGACCCTATCCCAGCCCCATCTGCCTTTAGAATCTAAGGTATATATCGCTCCCAGTACAGCCGCGAGAGCGACGAATCATAGGCAGAACATAGGAGATAGATACCATATGCGCTTAGAACTACCGGTCATTCCACTGCGAAACACCGTTATCCTTCCCCACACCACCACCCCGGTGGATGTGGGCCGCGCTAAAAGCAAGCGCGCAGTCGAAGAAGCAATGGGGGCCGACCGGTTGATCTTCCTGGTAGCACAGCGTGACCCGGAGGTTGACGACCCCACCCCCGATGACCTGTATGTGTGGGGTGTACAGGCCGTGGTAAAGCAGGCCATGCGCCTACCCGATGGCACCCTGCAGGTGATGGTGGAGGCCCGGGCCCGGGCCGAAGTCAAGGACTATATCCCAGGCCCCTACCTGCGGGCCCGCGGCGAGGTGTTCACGGAAAACTTCCCTGCCGACGATACGGTGGTGCGGGTTTTGGTTGAAGAACTCAAGGATTCTTTCGATAAATACGTGGCAAGCCACAAATCGCTGCGGCTCGACCGCTACCAGCTGGAAGCGGTCAAGGGTACCAGCGATCCGGCCATGCTGGCCGACACCATCGCCTATCATGCCACCTGGACGGTGGCCGAGAAGCAGGAAATCCTCGAGCTCACCGACCTCGAGGCTCGGCTCAAAAAGGTGCTGGAGTTCCTTAGCCGCGACCTCGAGCGCTTCGAGCTGGACAAACGCGTGGCCCAGCGGGTTAAAGACCAGATGGACACCAACCAGCGCGAGTACTACCTGCGCGAGCAGATGAAGGCCATCCAGAAAGAACTTGGCGGCGAGGATGGCCTGGGCGACCTCGAGGCGCTGCGCAAGAAAATCGAGGAAGTGGGCATGCCCGAGGCGGTCAAGACCAAAGCCCTCAAAGAGCTAGACCGGCTCGAGCGTATGCAGCAGGGCAGCCCCGAGGCCACCGTGGCCCGCACCTACCTGGATTGGCTGACCGAGGTGCCCTGGAGCAAAGCAGACCCCGAGGTGCTGGACATCGCCCACACCCGCCAGATTCTGGATGAGGATCACTACGGCCTGAAGGACGTCAAGGAACGCATTCTGGAATACCTGGCGGTGCGACAGCTCACGCAGGGGCTGGATGTGCGAAATAAAGCGCCCATCCTGGTACTGGTAGGGCCGCCGGGTGTGGGCAAGACCTCTTTGGGCCGCTCCATTGCCCGTAGCATGAACCGCAAGTTCCATCGTATCAGCCTGGGTGGTGTGCGCGACGAGGCCGAAATTCGCGGCCACCGCCGCACCTACATCGGGGCCATGCCCGGAAAGCTGATCCATGCCATGAAGCAGGTGGGGGTGGTAAACCCCGTCATCCTACTGGACGAGATTGACAAGATGAGCTCGGACTGGCGCGGCGACCCTGCAAGCGCCATGCTGGAGGTGCTGGATCCCGAGCAAAACAACTCCTTCACCGACCACTACCTCGATGTCCCCTACGACCTCTCCAAGGTGTTCTTCATCACCACCGCCAACACCCTGCAAACCATCCCCCGACCCTTGCTCGACCGCATGGAGGTCATCGAGATTCCGGGCTACACCAACATGGAGAAGCAGGCCATTGCCCGGCAATACCTCTGGCCCAAACAAGTTAAGGAATCGGGCATGGAAGGCAAAATAGAGGTTACCGACGCCGCCATTCTGCGGGTGATCTCCGAGTACACCCGCGAGGCCGGGGTACGGGGCCTCGAGCGCGAACTGGGCAAAATTGCCCGCAAGGGGGCCAAGTTCTGGCTCGAGGGGGCCTGGGAGGGGCTTCGCACTATCGACGCCTCGGACGTACCCACCTATCTGGGCATACCCCGCTTCCGCCCCGACAAAGCCGAGAGCGAGCCCCAGGTCGGTACGGCCCAGGGTCTGGCCTGGACGCCGGTGGGCGGCACCCTGCTGACCATCGAGGTCGCCGCTGTGCCGGGCAGTGGCAAGCTGAGCCTTACAGGTCAGCTGGGCGAGGTGATGAAGGAGTCGGCCCAGGCCGCCCTAACTTATCTGCGAGCTCACACCCAGGAGTACGGCCTACCAGAAGACTTCCACAACAAAGTAGACCTTCACGTACACGTACCCGACGGTGCCACCCCCAAAGACGGCCCCAGCGCAGGCATCACCATGGCTACCGCCATCGCCAGTGCCCTTAGCCGCCGTCCAGCCCGCATGGACATCGCCATGACCGGCGAGGTTAGCCTGCGCGGCAAGGTAATGCCCATTGGCGGCGTGAAGGAAAAACTACTGGCCGCCCACCAGGCCGGCATTCACAAGGTTGTGTTGCCCAAGGACAACGAACCCCAGCTCGAGGATCTGCCCAGGGAAGTGCTGGAAGGGCTGGAAATTAAGCTGGTCGAGGATGTGGGCGAGGTGCTGGAGTACCTTCTGTTGCCCGAGCCAGCCATGCCCCCCGTGGTGCAGACCAACGAAAACCGCCAGCAGCCCGGCGCCGGTGCCTGACCCAATTTAGTAAGCGATTAAGCCCCCATATGGGGGCTTTTTCCATGCTCGTAGGGGATTTCCTGCTATTCGTGA from Meiothermus cerbereus DSM 11376 includes the following:
- the lon gene encoding endopeptidase La, translated to MRLELPVIPLRNTVILPHTTTPVDVGRAKSKRAVEEAMGADRLIFLVAQRDPEVDDPTPDDLYVWGVQAVVKQAMRLPDGTLQVMVEARARAEVKDYIPGPYLRARGEVFTENFPADDTVVRVLVEELKDSFDKYVASHKSLRLDRYQLEAVKGTSDPAMLADTIAYHATWTVAEKQEILELTDLEARLKKVLEFLSRDLERFELDKRVAQRVKDQMDTNQREYYLREQMKAIQKELGGEDGLGDLEALRKKIEEVGMPEAVKTKALKELDRLERMQQGSPEATVARTYLDWLTEVPWSKADPEVLDIAHTRQILDEDHYGLKDVKERILEYLAVRQLTQGLDVRNKAPILVLVGPPGVGKTSLGRSIARSMNRKFHRISLGGVRDEAEIRGHRRTYIGAMPGKLIHAMKQVGVVNPVILLDEIDKMSSDWRGDPASAMLEVLDPEQNNSFTDHYLDVPYDLSKVFFITTANTLQTIPRPLLDRMEVIEIPGYTNMEKQAIARQYLWPKQVKESGMEGKIEVTDAAILRVISEYTREAGVRGLERELGKIARKGAKFWLEGAWEGLRTIDASDVPTYLGIPRFRPDKAESEPQVGTAQGLAWTPVGGTLLTIEVAAVPGSGKLSLTGQLGEVMKESAQAALTYLRAHTQEYGLPEDFHNKVDLHVHVPDGATPKDGPSAGITMATAIASALSRRPARMDIAMTGEVSLRGKVMPIGGVKEKLLAAHQAGIHKVVLPKDNEPQLEDLPREVLEGLEIKLVEDVGEVLEYLLLPEPAMPPVVQTNENRQQPGAGA
- a CDS encoding LysE family translocator; the encoded protein is MLIPPDQLLVFALASLALLLIPGPAVLYIVTRSAAQGSAAGVASVLGIQCGGMVHVLMASLGLSAILLSSALAFSLVKYAGAAYLVYLGLRTWFSREPLELGAAARQPLRQIFLQGFVVNVLNPKTALFFFAFLPQFVDPARGAAWLQFLLLGVVFIALATLSDGAYAFLSSSLGGWLRRKAREPRFAQGQRLVTGGIYIGLGLTAALTGNRHK
- a CDS encoding NAD(P)-dependent oxidoreductase, which codes for MQVIKPEEVLSEYHPPLSDHEAVVEAHRCLYCYDAPCTQACPTHIDIPRFIKKIATGNLVGSARTILESNLMGATCARVCPVEELCEGACVLGAEHKPIMIGRLQRYATDYVYQRGIDVFKPGVPTGKKVAVIGAGPAGLTCAGELAKLGHSVTVFEKRELPNGLSTYGIIVLREPVEVALAEAEMVKRLGVEIKTQMELGQNLSWEEVRNNFDAVFLSVGLGAVPPLGIPGEEFIVDGLGYIETSKMNPGALQVGREVVVIGAGNTAVDCATIAKRLGAERVTMVYRRTQKEMTAYPHEFEFAKKEGIEFRFLTQPVEVLVQDGKVTGLRCVRMQLGAPDATGRPAPVPVPGSEFVLPCDQVVKAIGQEKPAVAKLLDLETEKGFIKVDQDYQTSLPGVYAGGDCIRAKGSASTVMAVQDGKLAARAIHRKLVPSAGVAADD
- a CDS encoding Uma2 family endonuclease; amino-acid sequence: MVKPVAKPMSVAEYLSSEQVSPVRREYVGGQVYAMAGGSSRHNRVAGNIHALCWQMAQGRPCRVYLEGMKLRVGREGSYDTEQAFYYPDVMVVCDKLLPDEYYETEPCILVEVLSPSTASVDLREKYLEYTRLPSLRTYLVVDQDTLFVRHWYRDEAGHWNHQDLTGDGNIPLPCLDGQITLPQIYRGVFE
- the hydA gene encoding dihydropyrimidinase; translation: MGLLIKNGEIVTADSRYKADIYAEGETISRIGQNLEVPPGTEVIDATGKYVFPGFIDPHVHIYLPFMATFAKDTHETGSKAALMGGTTTYIEMCCPSRNDDALEGYQLWKSKAEGNSYCDYTFHMAVSKFDDKTEGQLREIVADGISSFKIFLSYKNFFGVDDGEMYQTLRLAKELGVIVTAHCENAELVGQLQQKLLSEGKTGPEWHEPSRPESVEAEGTARFATFLENTGATGYVVHLSCKPALDAAMAAKSRGVPIFIESVIPHFLLDKTYAERGGVEAMKYIMSPPLRDKRNQKALWDALAQGFIDTVGTDHCPFDTEQKLMGKDAFTAIPNGIPAIEDRVNLLYTYGVSRGHLDIHRFVDAASTKAAKLFGLFPRKGTIAVGSDADLVVYDPHYRGTISVKTQHVNNDYNGFEGFEIDGRPSVVTVRGKVAVRDGQFVGEKGRGKFLRREPMYF
- a CDS encoding ABC transporter permease; this encodes MRLSPNLVPMLVVALVVVALYWPIMYLANIPAAQRALDTGAALPCKTAFECATQLRSPVLPSPQQLWNGFANLMFPLNSPNAIPINAAVTAFETLVGLLLATLVGFFFAIGMVASRAFERALLPWIVASQTVPIIAIAPMLVVLLGQYGVQGWLPKAIIAAYIAFFPITIGVAKGLKSPDPLALDLMKTYNANNWQTYLKLRFPASVPYLFTAFKVAMTAALIGAIVAEISTISFQGIGKMLAENSRASDVVAMWVIMLSSAVLGILLVALVNWLERLLTPWRRSSQVVAVPTKETRLATRGEVRS
- the preA gene encoding NAD-dependent dihydropyrimidine dehydrogenase subunit PreA; amino-acid sequence: MADLSINFAGIKSPNPFWLASAPPTNSGAQVHRAFEYGWGGAVWKTIGAPVLNVSNRYGAWHYGGQKMLAINNVELISDRPLEVNLREIRDVKRHWPDRAVIVSAMVESTPEAWRDIILKIEDTGADGIELNYGCPHGMSERGMGSAVGQVPEYCQQITRWVMDVAKIPVIVKLTPNVASVVPPARAALAAGANGLSLINTINSIIGIDLDTLEITPSIGGKGGHGGYAGPAVKPIALNMLSSLGVDPVVKQSGVPISGMGGISTWRDAAEFLLLGATSLQVCTAVMHYGFRIIEDLTDGLNAWMDAKGFKTISDVVGKSLHRISDFKDFDLSFRAVARIDPDKCIRCNLCYVACNDTAHQCIDLVDASGQVVPPYRYDVHSNGKHEAVSTRPQPVVREDDCVGCRLCYNVCPVDGCIEMVELPSGRPSITWDQLTQARPEVGTDWEAMKRYREEMGIEIH
- a CDS encoding ABC transporter ATP-binding protein, which produces MMQANTASELSAKGSNPGAIVSVQGVSMVFQNGTVALKDANLEIAPGEFISLIGPSGCGKTTLLRLLADLIKPSAGTIRIGGKTPEEARKSRAYGYVFQAPTLMEWRTVLSNVMLPLEVMNFPPPERKARAEQMLTLVGLEKFARHYPWQLSGGMQQRVSIARALAIDPQLLFMDEPFGALDEITRENLNLELLRLWRETGKTVIFVTHSIPEAVFLSTRIVVMTPRPGKIETVIPVDLPQPRTFETRETARFFELATEVREALRKGHGYEVTE